A region of Moorena producens PAL-8-15-08-1 DNA encodes the following proteins:
- a CDS encoding serine/threonine protein kinase, giving the protein MLESGKVLQNRYYLQQQLNDNPVRQTWLAQDSQSDTQVVVKLLALGGPVQWDDLKLFEREAQVLKQLDHPRIPKYRDYFSLDESILWFGLVQEYIPGLSLKQQQSQGFRFSQQQVNTIAADILEILQYLHQLNPPVLHRDIKPSNLIWGEDEQVYLIDFGAVQATPTTAGATFTVVGTYGYTPMEQFGGQAVPASDLYALGVTLIELLTGVAPAELPQENLRIQFRQLLGSTVEPGLVTWLEKITEPAVDRRFSDAKQATEGLYTNPVVPSNNTSPTGLPDTVVRIHKSAEQLIIDIPSHWEMIVMKPLKHALKQARGVLKGVFSYSLQRFKTLEKSRQRRLLVGVGLGVVVAILLDLFKHLILQILVILLAIPVSLLPLAIPIFLVMWITSLNSEKDFSEAVRICFDNKKFEIIKASLSRKKWDRGENSQIKEVYITAYRDAQGRYHRGIAITTQVERPSPFGQKSQTYIFGEQLPEAELNWLVEEIRAWLDVKSSDSSPSPEG; this is encoded by the coding sequence ATGCTAGAATCTGGGAAAGTCCTCCAAAATCGCTATTACCTCCAGCAGCAGCTGAATGACAATCCAGTGCGCCAGACTTGGCTAGCGCAGGATTCGCAGTCTGACACGCAAGTCGTAGTCAAGCTTTTGGCTTTAGGTGGTCCCGTACAATGGGACGATTTGAAACTATTTGAGCGGGAAGCGCAAGTTCTCAAACAACTGGATCATCCTCGGATTCCCAAATATCGGGATTATTTTTCCCTTGATGAGAGTATCCTGTGGTTTGGACTGGTTCAGGAGTATATCCCTGGTCTATCCCTGAAACAGCAACAGTCTCAAGGGTTTAGATTCTCTCAGCAGCAGGTAAATACTATCGCAGCTGATATTTTAGAAATTCTTCAGTACTTACATCAGCTCAACCCCCCAGTGTTACACCGAGATATCAAGCCAAGCAATCTAATTTGGGGCGAGGATGAGCAGGTATATTTAATCGATTTTGGAGCAGTGCAGGCTACACCAACTACTGCGGGTGCCACATTTACAGTGGTGGGAACCTATGGTTATACTCCCATGGAACAGTTCGGGGGTCAAGCTGTGCCTGCTTCTGATTTGTATGCCTTAGGGGTGACCTTGATTGAACTGCTGACTGGAGTGGCACCTGCTGAGTTACCTCAGGAAAATTTGCGGATTCAATTTCGTCAACTACTTGGTTCTACTGTTGAGCCTGGCTTGGTGACCTGGTTAGAGAAAATTACAGAACCAGCTGTGGACCGTCGCTTCAGTGATGCTAAACAAGCTACTGAAGGGCTATACACTAACCCAGTGGTTCCATCAAACAACACCTCCCCAACTGGTCTGCCAGACACTGTTGTCCGTATCCATAAATCAGCAGAACAACTGATCATTGATATCCCCTCCCACTGGGAAATGATAGTGATGAAACCCCTCAAACATGCCCTAAAACAAGCTAGAGGGGTGCTAAAGGGCGTATTTTCTTACTCACTACAGCGGTTCAAGACCTTAGAAAAGTCTAGGCAACGCCGGTTATTAGTTGGTGTTGGTTTGGGAGTAGTTGTAGCAATTTTACTGGATTTATTTAAGCACCTTATTCTTCAAATATTAGTAATTTTATTAGCAATTCCAGTATCATTACTGCCTTTAGCTATCCCAATTTTTTTAGTGATGTGGATCACATCATTAAACTCAGAAAAAGACTTTTCTGAGGCAGTTCGTATTTGTTTTGATAACAAAAAATTTGAAATTATTAAGGCATCCTTGAGCCGCAAAAAATGGGATCGAGGAGAAAACTCACAAATTAAAGAAGTTTATATTACTGCCTATCGGGATGCACAAGGCAGATACCATCGGGGGATTGCGATCACTACTCAGGTAGAACGACCATCACCCTTTGGTCAAAAATCCCAAACCTACATCTTTGGCGAACAATTACCAGAAGCTGAATTGAATTGGTTAGTTGAAGAAATCCGAGCTTGGTTGGATGTCAAATCTAGTGATTCATCACCAAGTCCAGAAGGTTGA
- a CDS encoding RNA-guided endonuclease InsQ/TnpB family protein: MEFKAVLKEPQRLAINEAIRTARFVRNKVLRYWMDNRGTGKKELYRYNTQIRDEFPFVKDLNSHACQASVENVERAIKRFYDNCKKKVPGKKGYPRFKKHSRSVEYKQSGWKLSPDKKSIKFTDKKSIGKVKLKGTWDLWRFDQKLIKRVRILQRADGYYVQFCVKVDNQEKLEATGFTVGLDVGLKEFYTDSDGYSEPNPRFYRKGEKRLKFYQRRVSRKKKGSANRNKAINKLGRQHLKISRQREEHAKRLVRSYRKKSAAFIVGRLCIKGTDFVVRLHSSKVSSPARCVIRSNDLVAYEDLRGKNLVKNHCLAKSINDAGWYQFREWLEYFGKKFGRITVAVNPAYTSQNCSSCGEVVKKSLSTRTHVCQCGCQLDRDSAKPTLREHNAAKNILTRALSTVGHTGTFINARGEDASTLLGSGLGEQVTSLNRESPAF; the protein is encoded by the coding sequence ATGGAGTTCAAGGCTGTTCTCAAAGAGCCTCAAAGGTTGGCAATAAATGAAGCCATTAGAACGGCTCGCTTTGTCCGCAATAAAGTACTTCGGTACTGGATGGACAATCGTGGTACAGGGAAAAAAGAACTCTATCGCTACAACACCCAAATAAGAGACGAATTTCCTTTTGTTAAAGACCTAAATAGCCATGCTTGCCAAGCCTCTGTAGAAAACGTAGAACGGGCAATCAAGCGGTTTTATGATAACTGCAAGAAAAAGGTACCTGGGAAGAAAGGCTATCCTCGGTTCAAAAAGCATTCTCGGTCAGTCGAATACAAGCAGTCTGGATGGAAGCTATCCCCGGACAAAAAGTCCATCAAATTCACCGACAAGAAAAGTATTGGGAAGGTCAAACTCAAGGGCACCTGGGACTTGTGGCGTTTCGACCAGAAGCTGATCAAACGGGTTCGGATTCTCCAGAGGGCTGATGGCTACTACGTCCAATTCTGTGTCAAAGTAGACAATCAGGAAAAGTTAGAAGCAACCGGCTTTACTGTTGGATTAGATGTTGGACTAAAAGAGTTTTACACCGACTCTGATGGATATTCCGAACCTAATCCTAGATTTTATCGAAAAGGCGAAAAACGTTTAAAGTTTTATCAACGTCGGGTTTCCCGAAAAAAGAAAGGCTCTGCTAACCGTAATAAAGCCATTAATAAACTAGGTAGACAGCACCTTAAAATAAGTAGGCAACGTGAAGAGCACGCCAAGAGACTGGTTAGAAGTTACCGCAAGAAGAGTGCAGCCTTTATAGTTGGTAGACTATGCATCAAAGGGACAGATTTTGTTGTAAGGCTGCACTCTTCTAAGGTTTCGTCTCCGGCACGCTGCGTAATCCGGTCTAACGACCTGGTCGCCTATGAAGATTTGAGGGGAAAAAACTTAGTTAAAAACCACTGTCTCGCCAAGTCTATTAATGATGCAGGTTGGTATCAATTTCGTGAATGGCTGGAATATTTTGGTAAAAAGTTTGGCAGGATAACTGTTGCAGTAAATCCTGCTTATACTAGCCAGAATTGTTCCAGTTGTGGCGAGGTCGTGAAAAAATCTTTGTCAACTCGAACCCATGTTTGTCAATGCGGGTGTCAGTTAGACCGCGATTCGGCGAAGCCGACGCTACGCGAACATAATGCCGCGAAAAACATTCTCACAAGAGCCTTGAGTACTGTGGGGCACACAGGAACTTTTATCAACGCTCGGGGAGAGGATGCCTCTACTCTTCTTGGCTCCGGCCTGGGAGAGCAAGTAACCTCGTTGAACCGAGAATCCCCTGCCTTCTAG
- a CDS encoding response regulator, translating into MSQDKELEIQLQFLEEAKEYLDTIESVLLGLASAAIDSQKMDGILRAVHSVKGGAGMMGYGTLSHLTHRLEDSFKVLKAKKNAIAIENQLESLLLQGVDCLRQVLDINRQGNWVDSQWLETIANPVFDQLHEILGDPVADDATTMLGAEDGTNVTAMLFETEVEGCLARLEGVLADPERPCLLEEVSIMAQELGGLGEMLQLEAFSQLCEDINHQLEAAPDQVEAIAQQALMLWRQSQALVLVGQLTHLPHCLEAREFQENQGGATDPGVAEEAILVGELETDQPELVGQGDEAYQQDQQDQQDQQNQQDQQNQQDQQDQQDQQDQQDQQDQQDQQDQQDQQDQQDQQDQQDQQDQGEVKVFQWVDSNLNISSPSAFSSPEALSSPPPLSSPPSPEAIFLREKNQEDSSKDPHQENTVRIPVRKLDRLNDLFGELTIERNGLSLQLGRLRTLVDNLSRRVKILEASNHKLRTSYDQIATPKGMTGRQGDGETNKPEGLFLPSSVSSSVSSASSASPAPLAITVEGFDALEMDSYSDLHLLSREVMETIVQIEEVTSDLELTLDDTDSIAHELNKTAKQLQTNLTQVRMRPLSDLVGRFSRALRDLCVEHGKQVELKVVGKGTLIDRTILETLSDPLMHLLRNAFDHGIEDPSTRQAMGKPPKGTIEIKATHRGNQTQLTLRDDGKGINLTKIRARAEEMGLDQELLASASDQELLSLIFEPGFSTADQVTDLSGRGVGMDVVRNNLKQIRGDIRVDTQPGWGTTFTLTVPFTLSVARILLVESNGMLLAFPIDVIQEMLMLKSQQILTTLGNEVINWQGKMVSLIRLKKWLKFYCRRRVTTLEETPNINEPTILIINQAEQLIGLCVDRSWGEREVTVRQVEGTLGLPDGFSGCTILGNGRVVPLVDANAMVRWIISCQRTSNLESLSPQHGSTSKGFVEQQPPSIGIQPSTKDTILIIDDSINVRRMLALGLEKAGYIVEHAKDGQDGIEKLLRGLEVKAIICDIEMPRLDGYGFLTRVKGEPSLKTLPIIMLTSRSGSKHRKLAMTLGASAYFSKPYNERELLKTLNEIMVEDLLI; encoded by the coding sequence ATGTCACAGGACAAAGAACTGGAAATTCAGCTACAGTTTCTCGAAGAGGCAAAGGAATACTTAGATACCATTGAATCGGTGCTGCTGGGTTTAGCCAGCGCTGCCATTGATAGTCAGAAAATGGATGGGATTCTGCGAGCGGTTCATTCTGTCAAAGGGGGAGCTGGGATGATGGGATATGGCACCTTGAGTCACCTAACTCACCGCTTAGAGGATTCATTTAAAGTTCTCAAGGCTAAGAAAAATGCGATCGCAATCGAAAACCAACTCGAAAGTCTACTCCTACAGGGGGTAGACTGTCTGCGCCAGGTACTCGATATCAACCGCCAGGGCAATTGGGTAGACTCCCAATGGCTAGAAACCATAGCTAACCCAGTATTTGATCAACTGCACGAGATTCTAGGGGATCCGGTAGCAGATGATGCTACCACTATGCTAGGAGCAGAGGATGGCACTAATGTGACTGCCATGCTGTTTGAAACAGAAGTGGAAGGGTGTCTAGCTCGCCTAGAAGGGGTGTTAGCAGACCCCGAAAGACCCTGCTTGCTTGAAGAAGTGTCCATCATGGCTCAAGAATTAGGCGGGTTAGGAGAAATGCTGCAGCTCGAGGCTTTTAGCCAGTTGTGCGAAGACATCAATCACCAGCTAGAAGCTGCCCCAGACCAAGTGGAAGCGATCGCCCAACAAGCTCTAATGCTGTGGCGGCAATCCCAGGCGTTGGTACTGGTAGGTCAACTGACTCATTTACCCCACTGCCTCGAAGCTAGGGAGTTTCAGGAGAATCAAGGAGGAGCTACAGACCCAGGGGTGGCAGAGGAAGCTATATTAGTTGGGGAATTGGAAACCGATCAGCCAGAACTAGTCGGACAAGGGGATGAGGCATACCAGCAAGACCAGCAAGACCAGCAAGACCAGCAAAACCAGCAAGACCAGCAAAACCAGCAAGACCAGCAAGACCAGCAAGACCAGCAAGACCAGCAAGACCAGCAAGACCAGCAAGACCAGCAAGACCAGCAAGACCAGCAAGACCAGCAAGACCAGCAAGACCAGCAAGACCAGCAAGACCAAGGGGAAGTAAAGGTATTTCAATGGGTGGATAGCAATCTCAACATCTCTTCCCCCTCTGCCTTCTCTTCCCCTGAAGCCTTGTCTTCTCCCCCTCCCTTGTCTTCCCCCCCTTCCCCTGAAGCGATCTTCCTGAGAGAGAAAAATCAGGAAGACTCCTCAAAAGACCCACACCAGGAAAATACTGTGCGCATTCCTGTGCGAAAGTTGGATCGACTCAATGACTTGTTTGGAGAACTGACTATCGAGCGCAATGGTCTTTCGCTGCAACTGGGACGACTGCGCACCCTAGTAGACAACCTCAGCCGCCGGGTCAAGATTCTCGAAGCCTCCAATCACAAGCTGCGCACATCTTATGACCAGATTGCCACCCCAAAAGGAATGACAGGAAGACAGGGGGATGGGGAAACCAACAAACCCGAGGGACTTTTCCTGCCATCTTCGGTATCTTCCTCTGTGTCCTCTGCTTCCTCTGCTTCCCCTGCTCCCCTAGCTATTACTGTTGAAGGGTTTGATGCCTTAGAGATGGATTCCTACAGCGACTTGCACCTGTTATCAAGGGAGGTGATGGAAACCATTGTTCAAATCGAAGAAGTCACCAGCGATTTGGAATTGACCCTAGACGATACTGATAGCATTGCCCATGAATTAAACAAAACTGCCAAGCAGCTGCAAACCAATCTCACTCAGGTTCGGATGCGTCCCTTATCTGATTTAGTGGGACGATTTTCCCGAGCTTTGCGGGACTTGTGTGTGGAGCATGGTAAACAAGTAGAACTGAAGGTAGTGGGGAAAGGTACCCTGATTGACCGCACCATCCTGGAAACCCTGAGTGACCCCCTAATGCATTTATTGCGCAATGCCTTTGACCACGGCATTGAAGACCCTAGCACCCGTCAGGCTATGGGGAAACCGCCGAAGGGAACTATTGAAATCAAAGCCACCCACAGGGGGAACCAGACCCAGCTTACCCTCCGTGATGATGGCAAAGGCATTAATTTAACCAAAATCCGAGCCAGAGCAGAGGAAATGGGATTAGACCAGGAGCTGCTCGCCAGCGCCAGTGACCAGGAATTGCTGTCCCTGATTTTTGAACCTGGATTTAGTACAGCTGATCAAGTCACCGACCTATCTGGTCGTGGTGTGGGGATGGATGTAGTGCGCAATAACCTCAAGCAAATTCGGGGGGATATCCGAGTCGATACCCAACCCGGTTGGGGAACGACCTTTACCCTCACCGTCCCTTTTACCCTATCAGTAGCACGCATCCTGTTAGTGGAAAGTAACGGCATGCTCTTGGCATTTCCCATCGATGTGATTCAAGAGATGCTGATGCTCAAATCCCAGCAAATCTTAACTACCCTAGGCAACGAAGTCATCAACTGGCAAGGGAAAATGGTGTCCCTGATTCGCCTGAAAAAGTGGCTGAAATTTTACTGTCGCCGTCGGGTCACCACCCTAGAAGAAACCCCGAACATTAATGAACCTACTATTCTAATTATCAATCAAGCCGAGCAATTAATCGGCCTGTGTGTAGACCGCTCCTGGGGAGAGCGAGAAGTCACCGTGCGTCAAGTAGAAGGAACCCTAGGGTTACCTGATGGATTTAGCGGCTGTACCATTCTCGGCAACGGTCGAGTGGTTCCCCTGGTAGACGCCAATGCCATGGTACGCTGGATAATCAGTTGTCAGCGCACCAGTAACCTAGAGAGTTTATCCCCACAACATGGCTCCACCTCAAAGGGATTTGTGGAGCAACAACCTCCCTCGATCGGGATACAACCAAGTACCAAAGACACCATCTTAATCATTGACGACTCGATTAACGTGCGCCGGATGTTGGCATTGGGGTTAGAAAAAGCTGGGTATATTGTAGAACACGCCAAAGATGGTCAGGATGGGATAGAAAAACTGCTTCGGGGATTAGAGGTTAAAGCCATTATTTGTGACATCGAAATGCCCAGGCTGGATGGCTACGGCTTTTTAACTCGGGTCAAAGGAGAGCCAAGCTTAAAGACCTTACCCATTATTATGCTCACCTCCCGGAGTGGTTCTAAGCATCGCAAACTAGCTATGACTTTAGGTGCATCTGCTTATTTTTCTAAGCCTTACAATGAGCGGGAGTTATTGAAAACGTTAAATGAAATTATGGTAGAAGACCTATTGATTTAA
- a CDS encoding IS607 family transposase has protein sequence MYITPIEAQEKFGYHPRTLARWAEAGKIECIRSPGGHRRYLASSIEQLIDGVDSRSVVLYARVSTRSQSEDLASQVEYLGRNYPNCRCYSEYGSGLNFKRKKFINLMEKVAESEIKTIVIAHKDRLCRFGFDFVEWFCSLHKCQIVVLNNTYKSPQQELMDDFMSIMHCFSSKLYFLRRYEKDIKSTVKKMNKPSKL, from the coding sequence ATGTATATCACCCCAATTGAAGCCCAGGAAAAATTTGGATATCACCCCAGGACTTTAGCTAGGTGGGCAGAAGCCGGGAAAATCGAATGCATTAGATCACCTGGGGGGCATCGTCGCTACTTAGCAAGTTCGATAGAGCAATTGATAGATGGGGTAGATTCTCGTTCCGTCGTTCTTTACGCCAGAGTCTCTACTAGGTCTCAGTCAGAGGATCTCGCCTCTCAGGTTGAGTATCTAGGTCGGAATTACCCAAATTGTCGGTGCTATTCAGAGTATGGTTCCGGTCTGAATTTCAAACGCAAAAAATTCATTAACTTAATGGAAAAAGTCGCAGAGTCAGAGATCAAGACCATCGTAATCGCTCACAAAGACAGGCTTTGTCGATTTGGCTTCGACTTTGTGGAGTGGTTTTGCTCTCTCCACAAATGCCAGATAGTGGTCTTAAACAACACTTACAAGTCTCCACAACAGGAACTTATGGATGATTTTATGTCTATAATGCACTGTTTTAGCTCCAAGCTTTATTTTCTTCGTCGCTACGAAAAAGATATTAAGTCTACCGTCAAAAAGATGAACAAACCAAGCAAACTGTAA
- a CDS encoding GAF domain-containing protein, whose amino-acid sequence MVKEFDKSIYNEINKDLTSQGVSKDRYRHHAELDSVINLTSTEASQNSAQDGAEPIGSSEAPSSSKRSGGLKLSLKTKVTSLFITLGTIPVLLIGSIAYNLANQSITQEISQNNIARVVSLEDNLKGFIQDRYADIRVLATLPIFTNSSQQQTSSLSERQSLLLNRYEDIYQVYDSIAVFDLTGKVIAKSNQTPVDNPSSRSYFEQVIKTKQPAISQPIHSDASGQLSLYFAAPVLDENTQKLVAVIQSRMAIQYLQDSINLMGSDREELYLINTTNGKIFLSNQSQIVNQPLTKVFPDAKELLTADKPNTIVTSDQVKKHQDLLAYTPFRKINDLPDLPWVAVMATPDVIAFLPQRQLLLTLTLGTSLTTLLVAAVAVYLANRLTSPLLAATNAVKALGEGELDTRLELVGTDELGVLGSNINRMASQLQTLVANQQASLNKAQLFADVVTHAAKPDQKAHAFDLVVNAAKEKLAAERVVIYYFDPGYRGTIVAEAVDSPWPKAIANEITDACIPRKLLEAYRKGRVLPTSDVQAEKYSSGHMQLLNRLQVKANLVVPIVGVDNLIGLLVAHQCSRTRVWRTDEIDFLQELATHLGLALSGASLATVKTAEADRAGQVIEITSRIRQSFTVEEIYQSATSGIREALKTDRVLVYLFDENWQGTIVAESVGHGWPKSLGAEIADPCFAHQYVEKYQHGRVSALDNIYQADLSDCYLGQLEPFKVKANLVAPILGDDKLLGLLVAHQCSGTRHWEESDINFFRQMAIQLGFALEQAKLVEQLKQARIAAEVVSQEQQQQRESLQLQLLELVNKVEGAAQGDLTVRAEILSGEIGTVADFFNAVIESLRRIVTQVKTAATEVNQSVGDNAGAIHQLSEAALQQTQEITNTLDSVAQMSRSIQEVASNARQAAAVAHTAANTAQSGTHAIERSVTSILILRDTIAETAKKVKRLGESSQQISQVVAFINQIALQTNLLSINAGIEAARAGEEGQGFAVVAEEVGELAARAATATKEIEQIVDNIQQGTSEVVEAMELGTTQVVEGTYLVQEAKDSFGQILNVSTQIDQFIQSISQATVSQAETSSAVTNLMKDIAQISERTYQSTEHISHSLQDTVSIAEELQTSVGKFKVDHNHD is encoded by the coding sequence ATGGTGAAAGAATTTGATAAATCAATATATAATGAAATTAATAAGGATTTAACTAGTCAGGGTGTAAGCAAAGATAGGTATCGTCACCATGCTGAATTGGACTCAGTTATAAATTTGACTAGCACAGAAGCAAGCCAAAACTCGGCTCAGGATGGGGCTGAGCCTATAGGCTCCTCTGAAGCACCTAGCAGTTCCAAACGCTCTGGGGGTCTTAAACTCAGCTTAAAAACTAAAGTAACATCATTATTCATCACCCTAGGCACTATTCCTGTGCTGCTGATTGGCTCTATTGCCTATAACTTAGCTAACCAATCTATTACCCAAGAAATTTCCCAAAATAACATTGCTAGGGTAGTTAGCCTAGAAGACAACCTCAAGGGCTTCATACAAGACCGCTATGCCGATATTCGAGTTCTAGCTACGCTCCCAATTTTTACTAATTCCAGTCAACAGCAGACTAGCTCCCTTTCGGAAAGACAATCCCTATTATTAAACCGCTACGAAGACATTTACCAAGTCTACGACAGTATAGCTGTTTTCGACTTAACAGGCAAAGTCATTGCCAAATCTAATCAGACTCCGGTAGATAATCCCAGCTCCCGGTCTTATTTTGAGCAGGTGATCAAGACCAAACAACCGGCGATTAGTCAACCGATACACTCGGATGCGTCTGGTCAGTTATCCCTTTACTTCGCTGCACCGGTACTTGACGAAAATACACAAAAGCTGGTCGCAGTTATCCAATCCCGGATGGCCATCCAATACCTTCAAGATTCGATCAACCTGATGGGCAGCGATCGCGAAGAACTTTACTTAATCAATACCACCAACGGTAAAATTTTTCTGTCCAACCAAAGCCAGATCGTTAATCAGCCCCTAACCAAGGTATTCCCGGACGCCAAAGAACTGCTAACTGCTGATAAACCAAATACTATAGTCACATCTGATCAGGTCAAAAAGCATCAGGATCTGCTAGCCTATACCCCCTTTCGTAAAATCAACGACTTACCTGACCTGCCCTGGGTAGCAGTCATGGCCACCCCAGATGTGATCGCATTTCTGCCCCAGCGGCAATTACTCCTGACCCTGACCCTCGGAACCTCCCTGACCACCTTATTAGTTGCTGCAGTAGCTGTCTATCTCGCTAACCGTTTGACCAGTCCCCTGTTAGCAGCTACCAACGCAGTGAAAGCCCTCGGCGAAGGGGAACTGGATACCCGTTTGGAGCTAGTGGGAACTGATGAGCTAGGGGTACTTGGGTCAAATATCAACCGCATGGCATCTCAGCTACAGACCCTAGTTGCTAACCAACAAGCTTCCCTAAACAAGGCCCAGTTATTTGCTGATGTTGTCACCCATGCTGCCAAACCTGATCAAAAAGCCCATGCCTTTGATTTAGTGGTTAATGCTGCTAAGGAAAAGTTAGCTGCTGAGCGGGTGGTGATCTATTATTTTGACCCAGGCTATCGGGGAACCATTGTGGCTGAAGCGGTAGACTCCCCTTGGCCAAAAGCGATCGCCAACGAAATCACCGATGCTTGTATTCCCAGAAAATTGCTGGAAGCCTACCGCAAGGGCAGGGTTCTGCCCACCAGTGATGTCCAAGCAGAGAAATATTCCTCGGGCCATATGCAGTTGTTGAACCGACTGCAAGTGAAGGCAAATCTGGTTGTCCCGATTGTGGGGGTCGATAATCTAATTGGCTTATTGGTAGCTCATCAGTGTTCTAGGACTCGGGTATGGCGCACCGATGAGATTGACTTTCTACAGGAATTAGCCACCCACTTAGGACTAGCTTTAAGCGGTGCCAGTCTCGCCACAGTGAAAACCGCTGAAGCCGATCGAGCTGGGCAAGTCATTGAGATTACCTCCCGTATCCGGCAATCCTTCACAGTCGAGGAAATCTACCAGTCAGCCACCAGTGGCATCCGAGAAGCTCTGAAAACCGACCGAGTTCTAGTCTATCTGTTTGACGAAAATTGGCAAGGAACCATTGTCGCCGAATCCGTGGGTCATGGCTGGCCGAAATCCCTAGGAGCAGAAATTGCTGACCCCTGCTTTGCCCACCAATATGTGGAAAAGTATCAGCATGGTAGAGTTAGTGCCTTGGATAACATTTACCAGGCAGACTTGAGTGATTGTTATTTGGGTCAACTTGAACCGTTTAAAGTCAAAGCTAACCTAGTCGCCCCCATCTTAGGGGATGACAAATTACTGGGACTGTTGGTCGCCCATCAGTGTTCCGGTACCCGGCATTGGGAAGAATCAGACATCAACTTTTTCAGGCAGATGGCCATTCAATTGGGCTTTGCCCTTGAGCAAGCCAAGCTAGTAGAGCAGCTCAAACAAGCCCGCATTGCTGCGGAAGTAGTTTCCCAGGAGCAACAGCAACAACGGGAATCCCTACAGTTGCAACTGTTAGAACTGGTCAATAAAGTGGAAGGAGCTGCCCAAGGTGACCTCACGGTAAGGGCTGAGATCCTCAGTGGGGAAATTGGCACTGTGGCTGACTTCTTCAATGCCGTAATCGAAAGTCTACGAAGGATTGTTACCCAAGTCAAAACTGCTGCCACTGAGGTAAACCAGTCCGTTGGGGACAATGCTGGAGCTATTCATCAACTGTCTGAAGCCGCTCTCCAACAAACCCAGGAAATCACCAACACCCTAGATTCTGTGGCTCAAATGAGTCGTTCTATTCAAGAGGTAGCTTCTAACGCCCGCCAAGCCGCTGCCGTCGCTCATACCGCTGCCAACACCGCCCAAAGCGGCACCCACGCTATTGAGCGCTCTGTTACCAGTATTCTAATTTTGAGAGATACAATAGCAGAAACTGCAAAAAAAGTCAAGCGCCTTGGGGAATCCTCCCAGCAAATTTCCCAAGTGGTGGCATTTATTAACCAAATTGCCCTGCAAACTAACCTATTATCGATCAACGCTGGCATAGAAGCCGCACGGGCTGGGGAAGAGGGGCAAGGATTTGCAGTGGTTGCCGAAGAAGTTGGGGAACTCGCTGCTCGCGCTGCCACGGCCACTAAAGAAATTGAACAAATTGTAGACAACATCCAACAAGGCACCTCCGAAGTGGTGGAAGCCATGGAACTGGGAACTACCCAAGTGGTCGAAGGCACCTATCTAGTTCAAGAAGCCAAAGACAGTTTTGGTCAAATCCTCAACGTCTCCACCCAAATCGACCAATTCATTCAATCCATATCCCAAGCCACCGTTTCCCAAGCGGAAACCTCAAGCGCTGTGACAAACTTAATGAAAGACATTGCCCAAATCTCAGAACGCACCTACCAGTCAACAGAACATATCTCCCACTCCCTCCAAGACACTGTAAGTATTGCTGAAGAATTACAAACATCGGTTGGCAAGTTTAAAGTTGATCACAATCATGACTAA